In a single window of the Agromyces sp. H17E-10 genome:
- a CDS encoding prealbumin-like fold domain-containing protein has product MSARIGAAALAGALLAALLVPFAGTAPASAATLQPSGLTTGMIIDGTTTTPGSPPSTFNWGDFISNVQPDSSFTFTPTGPYTTTQGLQSTGVIQGAFDWDNNSASAACAVGAEPTGAPPSQGPNTNPWVPGTAKPNEKGDLCSTGYGLEVVTDAAGVRHAILYGYWTRYVGNGEVSIYQHLEGPGAGRCNDVLLEFDYASSGTTARILRWVPTAGDACANELGAGTWQAQPGTADFAWATGVRQEGPPLTNQFLDTFGEFAIDLNTAGIFAPTQCSTFSVSEMFTRTGNSPQANIQDFADHAPDRMSLANCGALTVTKATVPAGVVASDEFGFAVRRDGGAVIPGPPPVETIMDSVVAGQTKTYENVLSSSQYHLDEVSIPPPWSLQSIVCTAIPLGGGDPQQFVIDDPSDTFLVSPENTTDCLITNAAAVVTVEKQTLPDGSEQQFGFDVTGQQPVSIADGGRRSFAVPVGEDVTITEGEAEGWLPPDISCDTGGAEVDGRSVTVTPEAGENITCTFTNTQLGTVVISKEAHGIDGRTYHFTSDLPGGENFDIAVPNGDGTLYEQVFTDVPPGDYTVGEDPDAETPPTRLADLSCTYGGTDHTGDTEARSIGFSVLPGETVRCFFTNSLPGSIAVIKRTVPVEYDQLFDFTFTPPEGAPTDFQLNGNSTPPNVALRSFLSLEAGQYTITEPDDVSGWAFDPSALDCNGAEWAVSDDGRGVVVDLADADAAVCFFTNRADTATLTLEKTVAGADPGLGWSFGFELVAADGTIVGRTATEAAPVVSWDALVPGAVYTLREAGAAQAGWTRSPITCQGMPDIDPAAPEYQFTALPGQAVTCTAENTAAPSSISVAKVATGIGTELEWSFDLHIDPLPDGETDPKTVNGVGQSGETATWSGLVAGRSYSITEDDAPGWTNRLSCTGVTDEQPGVAGLQFTAPVGQSLACTFINEAVPGNGTLTKTSLGGDDEFEFVLVDLDNGIDPVPVPVTTAGGTATITLPSIFPGVRYSFVETDHPDWIEGSLTCMITPGDGGERFLLDDLSDFSVNPGDVGECTAVNSAYGRIVIVKAVDGADGAFDFTGDWQSPPDFSITTSDGTGSASFDRIVPGSYTVEELAKDGYDTTDLTCVDGDAEGTTSTADGLVGSIELDPGETVTCTYTNTERGVIVVDKSTTPAGSPQEFGFEWGPDGGETQGFTLADASEPFSTAPIEPGDYRVTELATDGWTLDGIECTGAASTPTVEGPSALVALGAGETVVCAFANTQDSPPEPPEPPEPPAPPAPPGPQPPGPGTLPASGFAALWPAVAALALLAAGAGVVVVGRYRARRSGSKRS; this is encoded by the coding sequence ATGAGTGCGCGCATCGGGGCCGCCGCGCTCGCGGGCGCGTTGCTGGCCGCACTGCTCGTGCCGTTCGCCGGCACCGCTCCCGCTTCTGCGGCGACGCTGCAGCCGTCGGGGCTCACGACCGGCATGATCATCGACGGAACGACGACGACGCCGGGCTCACCCCCCTCGACGTTCAACTGGGGCGACTTCATCTCGAACGTGCAGCCCGACAGCAGCTTCACCTTCACCCCGACCGGGCCGTACACGACGACGCAGGGGCTGCAGTCCACGGGTGTGATCCAGGGCGCGTTCGACTGGGACAACAACTCGGCGTCCGCCGCCTGCGCCGTCGGCGCGGAGCCGACGGGTGCGCCGCCCAGCCAGGGCCCCAACACCAACCCGTGGGTGCCCGGCACGGCCAAGCCGAACGAGAAGGGCGACCTGTGCTCGACGGGCTACGGGCTCGAGGTCGTGACCGACGCCGCCGGGGTGCGGCACGCGATCCTCTACGGGTACTGGACGCGCTACGTCGGCAACGGCGAGGTCAGCATCTACCAGCACCTCGAAGGGCCGGGCGCGGGTCGGTGCAACGACGTGCTGCTCGAGTTCGACTACGCCTCCTCGGGCACGACCGCCCGGATCCTGCGGTGGGTGCCGACCGCGGGCGACGCGTGCGCGAACGAACTCGGCGCCGGCACGTGGCAGGCCCAGCCGGGCACCGCCGACTTCGCCTGGGCGACGGGCGTGCGACAGGAGGGGCCGCCGCTGACGAACCAGTTCCTGGACACGTTCGGCGAGTTCGCCATCGATCTCAACACCGCGGGCATCTTCGCCCCGACGCAGTGCAGCACCTTCTCGGTCTCGGAGATGTTCACGCGCACCGGCAACTCGCCGCAGGCGAACATCCAGGACTTCGCCGACCACGCGCCCGACCGCATGAGCCTCGCGAACTGCGGTGCCCTCACGGTCACGAAGGCGACGGTGCCCGCCGGTGTCGTGGCGAGCGACGAGTTCGGGTTCGCCGTGCGACGTGACGGCGGAGCGGTCATCCCGGGACCGCCGCCGGTCGAGACGATCATGGACTCGGTCGTCGCGGGCCAGACGAAGACGTACGAGAACGTGCTCTCGAGCTCGCAGTACCACCTCGACGAGGTCTCGATCCCGCCGCCGTGGTCGTTGCAATCGATCGTCTGCACGGCCATCCCGCTCGGCGGCGGCGACCCCCAGCAGTTCGTCATCGACGATCCCTCCGACACGTTCCTCGTGTCGCCCGAGAACACGACCGACTGCCTGATCACGAACGCCGCGGCCGTCGTCACCGTCGAGAAGCAGACGTTGCCCGACGGCTCCGAACAGCAGTTCGGCTTCGACGTGACGGGCCAGCAGCCCGTCTCGATCGCCGACGGCGGTCGGCGTTCGTTCGCGGTGCCCGTCGGCGAGGACGTGACGATCACCGAGGGCGAGGCCGAGGGGTGGCTCCCGCCGGACATCTCGTGCGACACGGGCGGCGCCGAGGTCGACGGCCGCTCGGTGACCGTGACGCCCGAGGCGGGCGAGAACATCACGTGCACGTTCACGAACACGCAACTCGGCACCGTCGTGATCTCGAAGGAGGCGCACGGCATCGACGGGCGCACCTACCACTTCACGAGCGACCTCCCCGGCGGTGAGAACTTCGACATCGCGGTGCCGAACGGCGACGGCACCCTCTACGAGCAGGTGTTCACCGACGTGCCGCCGGGCGACTACACGGTCGGCGAGGACCCCGACGCCGAGACCCCGCCCACCAGGCTGGCCGACCTGTCGTGCACCTACGGCGGCACCGACCACACGGGCGACACCGAGGCGCGCAGCATCGGGTTCAGCGTGCTGCCCGGTGAGACCGTGCGATGCTTCTTCACGAACAGCCTCCCGGGCTCGATCGCGGTGATCAAGCGCACGGTGCCGGTCGAGTACGACCAGTTGTTCGACTTCACCTTCACGCCGCCCGAGGGCGCGCCGACCGACTTCCAGCTCAACGGCAACTCGACGCCGCCGAACGTCGCACTGCGCTCGTTCCTGTCGCTCGAGGCCGGCCAGTACACGATCACCGAGCCCGACGACGTGTCGGGGTGGGCGTTCGACCCCAGCGCCCTCGACTGCAACGGGGCCGAGTGGGCGGTCAGCGACGACGGCCGGGGAGTCGTCGTCGATCTCGCCGACGCCGACGCAGCCGTGTGCTTCTTCACCAACCGCGCCGACACGGCGACCCTCACGCTCGAGAAGACCGTCGCGGGCGCGGATCCCGGCCTCGGCTGGTCGTTCGGCTTCGAGCTCGTCGCCGCCGACGGCACGATCGTCGGGCGCACCGCCACTGAGGCCGCGCCCGTCGTGAGCTGGGACGCGCTCGTGCCCGGCGCCGTCTACACGCTGCGCGAGGCCGGCGCGGCCCAGGCGGGGTGGACGCGAAGCCCGATCACCTGCCAGGGCATGCCCGACATCGATCCGGCCGCGCCCGAGTACCAGTTCACGGCGCTCCCCGGACAGGCGGTGACGTGCACGGCGGAGAACACCGCCGCGCCCTCCTCGATCAGCGTCGCGAAGGTGGCCACGGGCATCGGCACCGAGCTCGAGTGGTCGTTCGACCTGCACATCGACCCGCTGCCCGACGGCGAGACCGATCCGAAGACCGTGAACGGCGTCGGCCAGTCGGGTGAGACGGCGACCTGGTCGGGCCTCGTGGCCGGGCGCAGCTACTCGATCACCGAGGACGACGCACCGGGCTGGACGAACCGGTTGAGCTGCACCGGGGTGACCGACGAGCAGCCCGGTGTCGCCGGCCTGCAGTTCACGGCGCCGGTCGGGCAGTCGCTCGCCTGCACCTTCATCAACGAGGCGGTTCCGGGCAACGGCACCCTCACGAAGACCTCGCTCGGCGGCGACGACGAATTCGAGTTCGTGCTCGTCGACCTCGACAACGGCATCGACCCCGTGCCCGTTCCGGTGACGACGGCCGGCGGCACCGCCACGATCACGCTGCCCTCGATCTTCCCCGGCGTGCGGTACTCGTTCGTCGAGACCGACCACCCCGACTGGATCGAGGGATCGCTCACCTGCATGATCACGCCCGGCGACGGCGGTGAGCGCTTCCTGCTCGACGACCTCAGCGACTTCTCGGTGAACCCGGGCGACGTCGGCGAGTGCACCGCGGTGAACTCCGCCTACGGACGGATCGTCATCGTGAAGGCGGTCGACGGCGCCGACGGCGCGTTCGACTTCACGGGCGACTGGCAGTCGCCGCCCGACTTCTCGATCACGACGAGCGACGGCACCGGTTCGGCGTCGTTCGACCGCATCGTGCCCGGCAGCTACACCGTGGAGGAGCTCGCGAAGGACGGCTACGACACGACCGACCTCACGTGCGTCGACGGTGACGCGGAGGGCACCACGTCGACGGCGGACGGCCTCGTCGGTTCGATCGAACTCGACCCCGGTGAGACCGTGACCTGCACGTACACGAACACCGAACGCGGCGTCATCGTCGTCGACAAGTCGACGACGCCCGCCGGTTCGCCGCAGGAATTCGGCTTCGAGTGGGGGCCCGACGGCGGTGAGACCCAGGGGTTCACGCTCGCGGATGCCTCTGAGCCGTTCTCGACCGCACCGATCGAGCCCGGCGACTACCGGGTCACCGAGCTCGCCACCGACGGCTGGACCCTCGACGGCATCGAGTGCACCGGCGCGGCATCGACGCCGACGGTCGAGGGTCCGAGCGCCCTCGTCGCGCTCGGGGCCGGCGAGACCGTGGTCTGCGCGTTCGCGAACACGCAGGACTCGCCGCCCGAACCGCCGGAGCCCCCGGAGCCGCCCGCACCTCCGGCACCGCCCGGGCCGCAGCCGCCCGGACCGGGAACGCTGCCGGCGTCGGGCTTCGCCGCGCTGTGGCCCGCGGTCGCCGCGCTCGCGCTGCTCGCGGCCGGTGCCGGCGTGGTCGTGGTCGGTCGGTACCGCGCGCGACGGTCGGGATCGAAACGGAGCTGA
- a CDS encoding alpha/beta fold hydrolase — MDASLPPRTMMPSPQYVMAPDGVRIATYVWGDDDAPTVLCVHGFASSCKDNWVDTGMVRDLVAAGFRVVGVDQRGHGASGTPHEASAYRMSAFVEDLVTVLDTYLLDGVRYLGYSLGGRVGWQLAVQAPEHVSRAVLGGIPDGRPLARLQIDQARAYADHGTPVDDQVTRNYVTLAERVHGNDLRALIALAEGMRLGDADPDPADPPRQEVLFATGTDDAIVEQSRSLAAATPRGTFVEVPGRHHFNTPGSRVFRQAAVDFLGATG, encoded by the coding sequence ATGGATGCCTCGCTGCCGCCGCGAACCATGATGCCGTCGCCCCAGTACGTGATGGCGCCCGACGGCGTCCGCATCGCGACGTACGTGTGGGGCGACGACGACGCGCCGACCGTGCTGTGCGTGCACGGGTTCGCGTCGAGCTGCAAGGACAACTGGGTCGACACGGGCATGGTGCGAGACCTCGTCGCGGCCGGGTTCCGGGTCGTCGGCGTCGACCAGCGCGGGCACGGAGCGAGCGGCACTCCGCACGAGGCATCCGCCTACCGCATGTCGGCGTTCGTCGAAGACCTCGTGACCGTGCTCGACACCTACCTGCTCGACGGCGTGCGCTACCTCGGGTACTCGCTCGGCGGCCGCGTGGGCTGGCAGCTCGCGGTGCAGGCGCCCGAGCACGTCTCGCGTGCGGTGCTCGGCGGCATCCCCGACGGGCGGCCGCTCGCACGCCTGCAGATCGACCAGGCGCGCGCGTACGCCGACCACGGCACGCCCGTCGACGACCAGGTGACGCGCAACTACGTCACCCTCGCCGAGCGGGTGCACGGCAACGACCTGCGCGCGCTGATCGCGCTCGCCGAGGGGATGCGGCTGGGCGACGCCGACCCCGATCCGGCCGACCCGCCGCGCCAGGAGGTGCTGTTCGCGACCGGCACCGACGACGCGATCGTCGAGCAGTCGCGCAGCCTCGCCGCCGCGACGCCGCGGGGGACGTTCGTCGAGGTGCCGGGGCGGCACCACTTCAACACCCCCGGGTCGAGGGTGTTCCGGCAGGCGGCGGTCGATTTCCTCGGCGCGACGGGCTGA
- a CDS encoding sulfatase family protein, producing MNATQSRPNVVIILTDDHAAHAIGAYGSVVNRTPRIDEIADAGVRLDNCFCTNALCTPSRASILTGTYSHVNGVTTLETPIDASQPTFVSQLREAGYRTAIVGKWHMGEGPGHDPQGFDHWAVLRDQGEYFDPQILTADGVEVVPGYATDVITDLSLAWLDSLDGDEPWCLLIHHKAPHRPWEPDERHRGMYADPIPVPATFADDYATRGSAAHRAAMRIADHLTLTDLKSPPPEGLTYEQAALWKYQRYMEDYLACVASVDDNVGRVIDWLRERDVFDDTLLMYTSDQGFFLGDHGWFDKRFMYDESLRMPLLVSCPSRIPHREAPLEQIVTNVDFAQTILAAAGIDAHPRMQGTSLWPQLTDEPDRPTRSAMYYRYWENDDVNHHAFAHYGVRTDRYKLIYFYNDGLGLPGSSPHSYPPEWELYDLEADPDELHNVYLDPAYREIRDELEVVLWELQAELLDEPHPSQQRPARVAAA from the coding sequence ATGAACGCCACCCAGTCCCGACCGAACGTCGTGATCATCCTGACCGACGACCATGCCGCGCACGCGATCGGCGCGTACGGATCGGTCGTGAACCGCACCCCCCGCATCGACGAGATCGCCGACGCCGGTGTGCGGCTCGACAACTGCTTCTGCACGAACGCCCTGTGCACGCCGAGCCGGGCCTCGATCCTCACCGGCACGTACAGCCACGTCAACGGCGTGACGACGCTCGAGACGCCGATCGATGCGAGTCAGCCGACCTTCGTCTCGCAGCTGCGCGAGGCCGGCTACCGCACGGCGATCGTCGGCAAGTGGCACATGGGAGAGGGGCCGGGCCACGACCCGCAGGGCTTCGACCACTGGGCGGTGCTACGCGACCAGGGCGAGTACTTCGACCCCCAGATCCTCACCGCCGACGGCGTCGAGGTCGTGCCCGGGTACGCGACGGACGTCATCACCGACCTCTCGCTCGCGTGGCTCGACTCGCTCGATGGCGACGAACCGTGGTGCCTGCTCATCCATCACAAGGCGCCGCACCGGCCGTGGGAGCCCGACGAACGGCACCGGGGCATGTACGCCGACCCGATCCCGGTACCCGCGACCTTCGCCGACGATTACGCGACGCGAGGCTCGGCGGCGCACCGGGCGGCGATGCGCATCGCCGACCACCTCACCCTCACCGACCTCAAGTCGCCGCCGCCCGAGGGCCTCACCTACGAGCAAGCCGCGCTCTGGAAGTACCAGCGCTACATGGAGGACTACCTCGCGTGCGTCGCATCCGTCGACGACAACGTCGGCCGGGTGATCGACTGGTTGCGCGAACGCGACGTGTTCGACGACACGCTGCTCATGTACACGTCCGACCAGGGCTTCTTCCTCGGCGACCACGGCTGGTTCGACAAGCGCTTCATGTACGACGAGTCGCTGCGGATGCCGCTCCTCGTGAGCTGCCCGTCGCGGATCCCGCATCGGGAGGCACCGCTCGAGCAGATCGTCACGAACGTCGACTTCGCCCAGACCATCCTCGCCGCCGCCGGCATCGACGCCCACCCGAGGATGCAGGGCACGAGCCTCTGGCCCCAGCTGACCGACGAGCCCGACCGGCCCACCCGCAGCGCGATGTACTACCGCTATTGGGAGAACGACGACGTCAACCACCACGCGTTCGCCCACTACGGAGTGCGCACCGACCGGTACAAGCTGATCTACTTCTACAACGACGGGCTCGGGCTGCCGGGTTCGTCACCGCACAGCTACCCGCCGGAGTGGGAGCTGTACGACCTCGAGGCCGACCCCGACGAGTTGCACAACGTCTACCTCGACCCGGCGTATCGCGAGATCAGGGACGAGCTCGAGGTCGTGCTGTGGGAGTTGCAGGCCGAACTGCTCGACGAGCCGCATCCGTCTCAGCAGCGCCCGGCCCGGGTCGCGGCGGCCTGA